The Verrucomicrobiia bacterium genome has a window encoding:
- a CDS encoding fibronectin type III domain-containing protein, whose protein sequence is MRFAKLPGFRKVPAPGWRICCLAGLLGVAWPVVAAPLPAPLVAEGTQYAPAGNPLGDQLAPSLAFRANGGCLVWHDNLTDGDGFGVSARRLSGQLSGLSSLRVNEDGTGDQQNPRVAILNDGSNLIVWQSGVRGSQVIRARVLRADGQFAGSEFTLSGPGTDHKDPDLAVAGDGTVLVVWTADGVDGDMSAVVARRLTASGQTAGEPFLVNQTEPANQRDPVVCATGNGGLVVSWISEQQRFFNSVDVYARRLAPDGSFVGDEFLVNTSRRPCATPAIAGLPGGGFMVAWSEHQDVNTRWTWDVYGRVWGDTQPKGADFLINTRQRGYQLMPRLAVSGDAALVIYRSEDGDGYSEGVVGQWLSVDGGRLGDEFVVNTKTAGDQLTPTVAADASGRLIVVWSTFNGVVRGMDLAAQRFARAQAPLPAPGAPYLFAASASRLMITWPEVSGLPVAGYDVFVDGASTPVRTVQAGYSLGGLPPSSTHSVRIAYVLADGRVSPVSEPAEATTWGEDDNADGLPDDWQRKYFGNNPALWPSPATDSDGDGVSNRNEFLAGTDPTDPGSVLLVSVVDTPQGPLLVWNTRAGGVYQPQWSGDLRNWSDMGLPRLAAGASDSAPAGDSPANVYYRVNFLR, encoded by the coding sequence ATGCGCTTCGCGAAACTGCCCGGATTCCGAAAGGTCCCCGCCCCGGGTTGGCGGATCTGCTGCCTCGCGGGGTTGCTTGGGGTCGCGTGGCCGGTTGTCGCCGCCCCCCTGCCGGCCCCGCTGGTCGCGGAGGGCACCCAGTACGCTCCCGCGGGCAATCCGCTCGGAGACCAGTTGGCACCGTCGCTTGCCTTCCGGGCCAATGGAGGCTGCCTGGTCTGGCATGACAATCTGACCGATGGCGACGGTTTCGGCGTCAGCGCCCGCAGGCTGAGCGGCCAGTTGTCCGGGCTGAGTTCCCTTCGCGTCAATGAGGACGGCACCGGCGACCAGCAGAATCCACGGGTCGCCATCCTCAACGACGGTTCCAACCTCATCGTGTGGCAGAGCGGCGTCCGGGGTTCCCAGGTCATCCGGGCCAGGGTGCTGCGGGCGGATGGTCAGTTTGCCGGTTCCGAATTCACGCTCTCCGGCCCGGGAACAGATCACAAGGACCCCGATCTCGCAGTGGCCGGAGACGGCACTGTGCTGGTGGTATGGACGGCCGACGGTGTGGATGGCGACATGTCCGCCGTCGTAGCGCGGCGCCTCACCGCATCCGGTCAGACCGCAGGTGAACCATTTCTGGTCAATCAGACCGAGCCGGCCAACCAGCGCGATCCTGTGGTCTGCGCGACCGGGAATGGCGGGCTGGTCGTCTCGTGGATCTCCGAACAGCAGCGGTTCTTCAACAGCGTGGATGTCTACGCCCGCCGGTTGGCTCCGGACGGGTCGTTCGTGGGCGATGAGTTTCTGGTGAACACCTCGCGGCGTCCCTGCGCGACGCCGGCCATCGCCGGTCTCCCTGGCGGCGGGTTCATGGTCGCATGGTCCGAGCATCAGGATGTCAATACCCGCTGGACTTGGGATGTTTACGGGCGGGTCTGGGGTGACACACAGCCCAAAGGGGCGGACTTCCTCATCAACACCCGCCAGCGCGGTTATCAGTTGATGCCCCGGCTCGCGGTTTCGGGCGATGCGGCGCTGGTCATCTACCGCAGTGAGGATGGCGACGGCTACTCCGAAGGGGTCGTCGGCCAGTGGCTGTCGGTTGACGGGGGGCGCCTCGGTGATGAGTTCGTCGTCAACACCAAGACTGCGGGAGACCAGTTGACCCCGACGGTGGCTGCGGACGCCTCCGGCAGGCTGATCGTCGTCTGGTCCACCTTCAACGGTGTGGTCCGGGGCATGGATCTCGCGGCGCAGCGTTTCGCCCGCGCCCAGGCGCCGCTGCCCGCCCCCGGGGCGCCCTACCTGTTCGCGGCTTCTGCCTCCCGCCTCATGATCACCTGGCCCGAGGTGAGTGGTCTGCCGGTGGCCGGATATGATGTCTTCGTGGACGGGGCCTCCACCCCGGTCCGCACGGTCCAGGCCGGCTATTCGCTGGGTGGTTTGCCGCCGTCCAGCACCCACTCGGTTCGGATTGCCTACGTTTTGGCTGACGGCCGGGTTTCGCCGGTGTCGGAACCGGCAGAGGCGACGACCTGGGGGGAGGACGACAACGCCGACGGCCTTCCGGACGACTGGCAGCGCAAGTATTTCGGCAACAACCCGGCCCTCTGGCCGTCACCCGCGACGGATTCCGATGGTGACGGCGTCTCAAACCGGAATGAGTTTCTCGCCGGTACCGATCCGACCGATCCCGGCAGTGTTCTTCTGGTGTCCGTCGTGGACACCCCTCAAGGACCGCTTCTGGTCTGGAACACCCGCGCCGGTGGCGTGTACCAACCGCAGTGGTCCGGGGACTTGAGGAATTGGTCCGACATGGGCCTTCCGAGACTCGCCGCGGGGGCCTCGGACTCCGCGCCCGCGGGCGATTCTCCCGCCAACGTCTATTACCGCGTGAACTTTCTCCGCTGA
- a CDS encoding thrombospondin type 3 repeat-containing protein: protein MKKLTSLLCGSLMAAQSLTADPSPLFLNQGLMTEPAVIDATVFVNTGTISIGTPVTITGNFLQPGFVFFGSFVNNPVIAYETQNTLIFTNRGSISVIPGMNFHYVTDAGTRGYASSFYNGPGATISGEFGNFSQNLGPWSNPLQPLYGGFVSIYATNIVNRGTIEGFYAGDIQIHGVNVDLSNSRVGSTPIPFSSFRTDRYTPNAPAFTRTPAVGLGETDFYPETDVRDNWWRYSESGIVLNSLAQMDDFLGLVVQTPNFRIYTQVNTQPDDEGGPFTSLTLVDALAFVWKDQPSETNQQFEVVFVNNPDPNVEIDVSWAPGPDPVNSPALTAYVRFTTIAPDLISSGPGTAATQFVIVDNFGSEPNEVLLLNNATFNSQKPTNLFAFRGFPLRYVPGFPIGPVTPNTDFYNGMFTVWVDDAYPDGMTMTNLVVTNRYATWAAELQRFPSTLPAGTGVSVTNLAGRVMISGDNLTLNNARLQGQSLVSLTTDNLISSRGALIDAPILNFDLGATNGNLVVQDLARGSPSRFGGSFGIWATTFTNFWEAVGEETAGGGGTPIDIDGDGIPDGCDTNGDGVIDIQGDCPTDTGGTATSTNFTAIYHVTVIENFLTTGTGIRLNDLRVRATNVDLRDPIRVDGRLSGDVRNLNVSGTLSLQGQTNLMTDANLPGLVTLTNSGTVSAPAFIGLGFLPSPSIEVIANSGVIQSTGINLQAGVIENSGRIQALGGNVQLNTSSYVSDGGVLEAVYDVIVNATDASLSGARITAGGFLNLFVPGSLTDGGADFPGELSADYGIILAVKPASGSLLGTSVSLTTAPFGFSDSFWAGSDLGPTTTGYVDNAALGVLNLEVDIGGVITISPVDSVNGLYVDRLEIGDLLLSDLEASLVLNEGLTLYYASTSDNVDPADLDGYVTSGGGVLRWVRDGSGQEPVALVTVTLGDGSSVQVPRGLRESMTIDSDGDGVVNGLDSSPFDLVVVSHVSIVSTTPPHFRVEWVGAPGQRYEVQSTRDLTSGDWTVVKTVKNNSTDIQRMILEEPMDPGASSKSYRVVVRP from the coding sequence ATGAAGAAACTCACCTCGCTGCTCTGCGGTTCACTAATGGCCGCGCAGTCCCTGACTGCCGATCCGTCGCCGCTGTTTCTCAACCAAGGGTTGATGACGGAGCCGGCGGTCATTGATGCCACCGTCTTCGTGAACACCGGGACCATCAGCATCGGCACTCCGGTGACGATTACGGGCAATTTCCTTCAGCCGGGATTCGTCTTCTTCGGCAGCTTCGTCAACAACCCGGTCATTGCCTACGAGACGCAGAACACACTAATCTTCACCAATCGTGGGTCCATTTCCGTGATCCCTGGAATGAACTTTCACTATGTCACGGATGCCGGGACTCGCGGATACGCCTCGTCCTTCTACAACGGGCCCGGGGCAACGATCAGCGGGGAGTTTGGCAATTTCTCCCAGAACCTCGGACCATGGTCGAATCCGCTGCAACCGCTCTATGGGGGCTTCGTCAGCATCTACGCGACCAATATCGTGAATCGGGGCACGATTGAGGGATTCTACGCCGGCGACATCCAGATTCACGGCGTCAATGTGGATCTTTCCAACAGCCGGGTGGGCAGCACGCCCATACCGTTCAGCTCCTTCCGCACGGACCGGTATACGCCAAACGCACCCGCGTTCACCCGGACGCCCGCCGTGGGTCTCGGAGAGACGGATTTCTATCCGGAGACCGATGTCCGCGACAACTGGTGGCGCTACAGCGAATCGGGGATCGTGCTGAATTCCCTCGCGCAGATGGATGATTTCCTCGGTCTGGTCGTTCAGACGCCCAATTTCCGGATCTACACCCAGGTCAACACCCAACCCGATGACGAGGGGGGGCCCTTCACCAGTCTGACGCTGGTGGACGCGCTGGCGTTTGTCTGGAAGGACCAGCCTTCGGAGACGAACCAGCAGTTCGAGGTGGTGTTCGTCAACAATCCGGATCCCAATGTGGAAATTGATGTAAGCTGGGCTCCCGGACCGGATCCGGTCAATTCGCCCGCCCTCACCGCCTACGTGCGCTTTACCACCATCGCGCCCGACCTGATCAGCAGCGGTCCCGGAACCGCAGCTACCCAGTTCGTCATCGTGGACAATTTCGGATCGGAGCCCAACGAGGTCCTGCTGCTGAACAACGCCACGTTCAACTCCCAGAAACCCACAAATCTGTTCGCATTCCGCGGGTTCCCGCTGCGCTATGTGCCCGGGTTCCCGATCGGGCCGGTCACGCCGAACACCGACTTCTACAATGGCATGTTCACCGTCTGGGTGGACGACGCGTATCCGGACGGCATGACCATGACCAACCTGGTCGTCACCAACCGCTACGCCACCTGGGCCGCCGAACTGCAACGCTTTCCCTCAACGCTGCCTGCCGGTACTGGTGTCAGTGTCACGAACCTGGCAGGCCGGGTCATGATCAGCGGGGACAATCTCACGCTGAACAACGCCCGCCTTCAGGGGCAGAGCCTCGTCAGTCTCACCACCGACAATTTGATCAGTTCGCGGGGCGCGTTGATTGACGCGCCCATCCTGAACTTTGACTTGGGGGCCACCAACGGAAACCTGGTGGTTCAGGATCTGGCGCGGGGTTCGCCTTCGCGCTTCGGCGGCAGCTTTGGGATTTGGGCCACGACCTTCACCAACTTCTGGGAGGCCGTGGGAGAGGAGACCGCGGGCGGTGGTGGCACGCCGATTGACATTGACGGCGATGGGATTCCCGACGGCTGTGACACGAATGGAGACGGAGTGATTGACATCCAAGGGGATTGCCCGACGGACACGGGCGGTACGGCAACTTCGACCAATTTTACGGCGATTTATCATGTCACGGTGATTGAGAATTTCCTGACCACCGGCACGGGAATCCGGCTCAACGACCTTCGCGTCCGGGCCACGAACGTGGATCTTCGCGATCCCATTCGCGTGGACGGCCGGCTCTCGGGCGATGTGCGGAACCTTAATGTTTCCGGCACTCTCAGTCTTCAGGGTCAAACCAACCTGATGACGGACGCCAATCTTCCGGGTTTAGTCACCTTGACGAATTCCGGGACCGTCTCGGCCCCTGCATTCATTGGTCTTGGATTCCTTCCCAGCCCAAGCATAGAAGTCATTGCCAATAGCGGGGTGATTCAGTCCACGGGAATCAATCTTCAGGCCGGGGTGATCGAGAATTCGGGCCGGATCCAGGCGCTGGGTGGAAATGTGCAGCTGAACACCTCGAGCTATGTGAGCGATGGCGGCGTGTTGGAGGCGGTCTACGATGTGATCGTCAACGCTACGGATGCCAGCCTGTCGGGCGCCCGGATTACCGCCGGCGGATTTCTCAATCTGTTCGTCCCCGGCAGCCTGACGGACGGGGGAGCCGACTTCCCAGGCGAGCTGTCCGCCGATTACGGCATCATCCTTGCCGTCAAACCGGCTTCCGGAAGCCTGCTGGGCACCAGTGTCAGCCTCACCACGGCGCCGTTCGGGTTTAGCGACTCCTTCTGGGCGGGCAGTGACCTGGGCCCGACGACGACGGGGTACGTGGACAACGCCGCACTTGGCGTGCTGAACCTGGAAGTGGACATTGGTGGTGTCATCACCATCAGTCCGGTGGACAGCGTCAACGGCCTGTATGTGGACCGCCTCGAGATTGGGGATCTGCTGCTCTCAGATCTGGAGGCCTCCCTTGTGCTGAACGAAGGCCTGACCCTTTACTACGCCTCGACCAGTGACAACGTGGATCCGGCGGATCTCGACGGTTACGTCACGTCCGGGGGTGGCGTTCTCCGCTGGGTGCGGGATGGGTCGGGTCAGGAACCCGTGGCCCTCGTGACCGTCACACTCGGCGATGGGTCCTCCGTCCAGGTGCCCCGCGGTTTGCGGGAGAGCATGACGATTGATTCCGACGGGGATGGCGTGGTGAACGGACTGGACAGTTCGCCGTTTGACCTGGTCGTGGTGAGCCATGTCTCGATCGTGAGCACGACGCCGCCCCATTTCCGCGTGGAATGGGTTGGCGCCCCGGGCCAGCGCTACGAGGTGCAGTCCACCCGGGACCTGACGAGCGGGGACTGGACCGTGGTGAAGACGGTTAAGAATAATTCCACGGATATCCAGAGGATGATCTTGGAGGAACCGATGGATCCAGGGGCGTCCTCCAAGAGCTACCGGGTGGTTGTCCGCCCGTAA